The following nucleotide sequence is from Myxococcus stipitatus.
CGGGCGAGCGGGCGGCGGGAAGAATGGAGAATCCCGTGGGGCCTGCTATCTCGCCGTGGACATGAACGCCTTCGCCATCGAGTCCACGCGCTCGGGGTTCGTCGAGTCCGTCCATTCCGTCCACGTCGCGGTGGTGGACGTGGCGGGACGACTGGTGGCCTCCGCGGGAGCGCCCCAGCGGATGACGTGGTGGCGCTCCGCCGCGAAGCCCTTCCAGGCCCTGCCCGTGGTGGAGGAGGGGGCGGCGGACCACTTCGGCTTCGGCGCCCGCGAGCTGGCGTTGATGTGTGGCTCGCACTCCAGCGAGCCCGTCCACCGCGCGCTGGCCATGTCCATGCTGCGCGCGTGCGGCGTGGAGGAGTCGCTCCTGGCGTGCGGGCCGCATCCGCCGCTGTCCCAGGCGGTGGCGGACGAGGCGCTGCGCGCGAACGTCGTCATCACCCCACGCTGGAGCAACTGCTCGGGCAAGCACGCGGGGATGCTCGCGCTGGCGCGACACCGGGGCTGGGACGTGGCGGGCTACGCGCGAGAGGGGCACCCGGTGCAGGCGTGCATCACGGAGGCGGTGGCCCGGTGGACGGGCGTGGCCCGCGAGCAGCTGTGGCTCGGCGTGGATGGCTGCACGGCGATGTGCTTCGGCCTGCCGCTGGTGGCCATGGCCGGGGCCTATGCGCGCCTGGGGGTTTCGGACGCGCCCGGGGCGCGGCGCGTGCGCGAGGCGATGGTGGCGCACCCGGAGCTGGTGGCGGGCACCCGTCGCCTGTGCACGGAGCTCATCGCCCTGTCGCGAGGCGAGGTGGTGGCGAAGGTGGGGGCCGAGGGCGTCTACTGCGCGGCCCTGCCCTCCCTGGGCTTGGGCGTGGCCTTGAAGGTGGAGGACGGCGACGCGCGCTGCTCGCCACCGGCGCTGCTGGAGGTGCTGCGCCAGGTGGGGGAGCGCCAGGGGCCGCGGCTGCCCTGGTC
It contains:
- a CDS encoding asparaginase, translating into MNAFAIESTRSGFVESVHSVHVAVVDVAGRLVASAGAPQRMTWWRSAAKPFQALPVVEEGAADHFGFGARELALMCGSHSSEPVHRALAMSMLRACGVEESLLACGPHPPLSQAVADEALRANVVITPRWSNCSGKHAGMLALARHRGWDVAGYAREGHPVQACITEAVARWTGVAREQLWLGVDGCTAMCFGLPLVAMAGAYARLGVSDAPGARRVREAMVAHPELVAGTRRLCTELIALSRGEVVAKVGAEGVYCAALPSLGLGVALKVEDGDARCSPPALLEVLRQVGERQGPRLPWSELGHHLAPELRNTRGEVIGGLRVAGALQVH